One Acidobacteriota bacterium genomic region harbors:
- a CDS encoding PAS domain-containing protein: MTPAWFPKLDRLTARLAAGISILVVVPLAGGLYLLSRYQYDQTIAARRAAAELENRILETSLRHQMLTRDSRLMTRILEEVARHPEVRRAMVIDHNGVVRLSSRDMDVGVRFSRDSPTCLVCHSKSPGERARWVLLHDDGIDVLRSVQPIENRPECHRCHNAAAKLNGILIMDVSLAPIQAKARKELQQITTATIALTFVLLAGVGLHLRRVVLSRLGRLSRAARAVAAGAFGQRIDPGGNDVIASLATDFNHMADAASSLIEDVKGREQQLAGVLNSLDDGLVVLDRNFQVVAANRSIASRLCAYPETLRGRNCRDAVGHALPCREDPECPTARCLSTGKLQRATYGLPSGSNGKGRVHEVYASPVFDDNGSVTQVVEVWRDITDRVREEERLAEIERMSSLGVLASGLSHEVNTPLASTLTCAEAILDQLEGAELAACEPVTMDAIRESAATIRDQVLRCRRITDRFLRFARGIPPAIEPIDLLEAVRNVMELARPTAREAGVELVLDGDGPIPVVTANTEVVQHVVLNLLVNAIQSFEAGGGRVTARFAVDADAIRLQIRDNGCGIPMDIQKHLFEPFRTQKPRGTGMGLFLSRTFMRRFNGEVRLVDSAPGRGSCIEVVFPRSSREAE; the protein is encoded by the coding sequence GTGACACCCGCGTGGTTCCCGAAGTTGGATCGTCTCACGGCGCGTCTCGCGGCAGGCATCTCGATCCTGGTCGTGGTGCCGCTGGCCGGCGGCCTGTACCTTCTCTCCCGCTATCAATACGATCAAACCATCGCGGCCCGGCGCGCAGCCGCTGAGCTCGAGAACCGCATCCTCGAAACCTCGCTCCGCCATCAGATGCTGACCCGGGACAGCCGCCTGATGACGCGGATCCTGGAGGAAGTCGCGCGGCATCCAGAGGTGCGCCGGGCGATGGTCATCGACCACAACGGCGTCGTCCGGCTGTCGAGCCGCGACATGGACGTGGGCGTGCGGTTCTCGCGCGATTCCCCGACCTGCCTCGTGTGCCACTCGAAGAGCCCCGGTGAGCGGGCCCGGTGGGTGCTCCTTCACGATGACGGCATCGACGTGCTCCGCTCGGTCCAGCCGATTGAGAACCGCCCCGAGTGCCACCGGTGTCACAATGCCGCGGCCAAGTTGAACGGCATCCTCATCATGGATGTGTCCCTCGCGCCCATCCAGGCCAAGGCGCGGAAAGAGCTGCAGCAGATCACGACGGCCACTATCGCCTTGACCTTCGTCCTGCTCGCGGGCGTCGGACTGCATCTCCGCCGGGTCGTGCTCTCCCGCCTTGGCAGGCTGAGCCGCGCGGCCCGCGCCGTCGCGGCGGGCGCGTTCGGCCAGCGGATCGATCCCGGGGGCAACGATGTGATCGCCTCGCTGGCGACCGACTTCAACCACATGGCGGATGCCGCCTCGTCGCTCATCGAAGACGTCAAGGGGCGCGAGCAGCAGCTCGCCGGCGTGCTCAACAGCCTCGATGACGGCCTGGTGGTGCTGGACCGCAACTTCCAGGTGGTGGCGGCGAACCGTTCCATCGCGAGCCGGCTGTGCGCGTACCCCGAGACGCTCCGCGGCCGCAACTGTCGCGACGCCGTGGGGCACGCGCTGCCGTGCCGCGAGGATCCGGAGTGCCCGACCGCGCGGTGCCTGTCCACGGGCAAGCTGCAGCGCGCGACCTACGGGCTCCCGTCGGGCTCGAACGGCAAGGGGCGCGTCCACGAGGTGTACGCCTCGCCGGTGTTCGACGACAACGGCTCGGTGACCCAGGTGGTGGAGGTGTGGCGCGACATCACCGATCGGGTGCGCGAAGAGGAGCGCCTGGCGGAGATCGAGCGGATGTCGTCGCTCGGCGTGCTCGCCTCCGGCCTGTCGCACGAAGTGAACACGCCGCTCGCCTCGACGCTCACGTGCGCGGAGGCGATTCTCGATCAGCTCGAGGGGGCGGAGCTGGCCGCGTGCGAGCCGGTCACGATGGACGCGATTCGCGAGAGCGCGGCCACGATTCGCGACCAGGTGCTGCGCTGCCGCCGGATCACCGACCGCTTCCTCCGTTTCGCGCGCGGCATCCCTCCGGCCATCGAACCGATCGACCTCCTGGAGGCCGTGCGCAACGTCATGGAGCTGGCGCGTCCGACCGCCCGTGAAGCGGGCGTCGAGCTGGTGCTCGACGGCGACGGCCCGATCCCGGTCGTCACCGCCAACACCGAAGTCGTCCAGCACGTCGTGCTCAACCTGCTCGTCAACGCGATCCAGTCTTTCGAGGCGGGAGGCGGGCGCGTGACCGCGCGGTTCGCCGTCGATGCTGATGCCATTCGCCTGCAGATCCGAGACAATGGCTGCGGCATCCCGATGGATATCCAGAAGCACCTGTTCGAGCCGTTCCGCACGCAGAAGCCGCGCGGCACGGGCATGGGGCTGTTCCTGTCGCGCACCTTCATGCGCCGGTTCAACGGCGAGGTGCGCCTCGTGGACAGCGCCCCGGGCCGCGGGTCGTGCATCGAGGTGGTGTTTCCGCGATCGAGCCGCGAAGCCGAATGA
- a CDS encoding sigma-54-dependent Fis family transcriptional regulator yields the protein MPNKNTRILLVDDDTTFRRVMDTELTRRGYKVVAVASGAEALEQAPRANADVTLLDLRLPDMDGIEVLKRLQERNTPSAVVVLTAHGTIDTAIQAIRLGAHDYLEKPCPIAKLEMAIQKTCEHERLVKRQRVLEDGYAAPNVAPGLVGASPAFVKLMDNVARIARAGATTLVLGETGVGKEVVAALLHAQSPRGDAPFVVVDCASLHEELLQSEIFGHERGAFTGANRLKHGLFEVASGGTIFLDEVGDISPDVQAKLLRVLETGRFRRLGGTDEISVDVRIIAATNRDLRSAISRGHFREDLFYRLATFVVEIPPLRERPEDIRLLVEHYAAQLNQRFSLDKRVGPEAMDALLRHSWPGNVRELIHVLEQAVVLSDDDEIGREDLPPPIRGVRAEAAAPPEEGREEGREEENLTLREVQRRHVFRVLEKAAGNRAQAARLLGTSERTFYRLLERYRGASNPPPRAKVPSSSPKRES from the coding sequence ATGCCCAACAAGAACACCCGCATTCTGCTGGTCGATGACGACACGACCTTCCGTCGCGTGATGGACACGGAGCTGACGCGCCGGGGCTACAAGGTCGTGGCGGTGGCCTCCGGAGCCGAGGCGCTCGAACAGGCGCCGCGCGCCAACGCGGACGTCACGCTGCTGGACCTGCGGCTGCCGGACATGGACGGCATCGAGGTGCTGAAGCGGCTGCAGGAGCGCAACACCCCGAGTGCGGTCGTCGTGCTGACGGCGCACGGCACGATCGACACGGCCATCCAGGCGATCCGCCTCGGCGCGCACGATTATCTCGAGAAGCCCTGCCCGATTGCGAAGCTCGAGATGGCCATCCAGAAGACCTGCGAGCACGAGCGGCTGGTCAAGCGGCAGCGCGTCCTCGAAGATGGCTACGCGGCGCCGAACGTCGCGCCAGGACTGGTCGGGGCCAGCCCCGCGTTCGTGAAGCTGATGGACAACGTCGCCCGGATTGCGAGGGCCGGTGCAACCACCCTCGTACTGGGGGAGACCGGCGTCGGCAAGGAGGTGGTCGCGGCGCTGCTGCACGCGCAGAGCCCCCGCGGCGACGCACCGTTTGTCGTCGTCGACTGCGCATCGCTGCACGAAGAACTGCTGCAGAGCGAGATTTTCGGCCACGAGCGCGGCGCATTCACCGGCGCCAACCGCCTGAAGCACGGGCTGTTCGAAGTGGCCAGCGGCGGCACGATCTTCCTCGATGAAGTCGGCGACATCAGCCCCGACGTCCAGGCCAAGCTTCTGCGCGTCCTCGAAACCGGCCGCTTCCGCCGGCTGGGGGGGACCGACGAAATCTCGGTGGACGTTCGCATCATCGCCGCCACCAACCGCGACCTCCGGTCGGCGATCTCACGCGGCCATTTCCGGGAGGACCTGTTCTACCGCCTCGCCACGTTCGTCGTGGAGATCCCGCCGCTGCGCGAGCGCCCGGAGGATATCCGGCTGCTCGTCGAGCACTACGCCGCGCAGCTCAACCAGCGGTTCTCGCTCGACAAGCGGGTGGGGCCCGAGGCCATGGACGCCCTCCTGCGCCATTCCTGGCCCGGCAACGTCCGTGAACTGATTCACGTGCTGGAGCAGGCCGTGGTGCTCAGCGACGACGACGAGATCGGGCGTGAGGATCTCCCGCCGCCAATTCGCGGCGTGAGGGCCGAGGCCGCGGCCCCGCCGGAAGAAGGAAGGGAAGAAGGAAGGGAAGAAGAAAACCTGACGCTGCGCGAAGTGCAGCGCCGGCACGTGTTCCGGGTGCTGGAGAAGGCGGCGGGCAATCGCGCCCAGGCCGCTCGCCTGCTCGGCACGAGCGAACGCACGTTCTACCGGCTGCTCGAACGCTATCGCGGTGCATCGAATCCGCCGCCGCGAGCGAAAGTCCCTTCGTCCTCGCCCAAGCGAGAGTCCTGA
- a CDS encoding cyclic nucleotide-binding domain-containing protein: MTLTAQMHEVLKNAELFRGFTLDGIWRLTAIGRSRALAAGDYLFLLGDPAECIYVVANGAMELCLPMTVAGAVRDVRVESAGAGKALGWSALVRPYRFTLSARAAEAAVVIGFPRADLQVLFDAAPDLGKCFLGNLSELVGVRLLTFQTLWVRELQHAVLNEANQRR; encoded by the coding sequence GTGACGCTCACCGCGCAGATGCACGAAGTGCTCAAGAACGCCGAGCTGTTCCGGGGATTCACCCTGGACGGCATCTGGCGGCTGACGGCGATCGGCCGGTCGCGCGCGCTGGCCGCCGGAGATTATCTCTTTCTCCTCGGCGACCCGGCGGAGTGCATTTACGTCGTGGCGAACGGGGCGATGGAGCTGTGCCTCCCCATGACGGTTGCCGGTGCGGTCAGGGACGTGCGCGTGGAATCGGCCGGAGCAGGCAAGGCGCTCGGCTGGTCCGCGCTCGTGCGCCCCTACCGCTTCACACTGTCCGCGCGCGCGGCTGAAGCGGCCGTGGTCATCGGCTTTCCGCGCGCAGACCTTCAGGTGCTGTTCGACGCAGCGCCCGACCTCGGAAAGTGCTTTCTTGGAAATCTGTCGGAGCTGGTCGGCGTCCGTCTGCTCACGTTCCAGACCTTGTGGGTCCGCGAGCTGCAGCATGCGGTGCTGAACGAAGCGAACCAGCGCAGGTGA
- a CDS encoding cytochrome c3 family protein, whose translation MSIDEGLNPKRRLVLGVLAIAVATAGFNAGRFVLRPTTRIAQPIQFNHQKHVKDVGLECSTCHEHYTTSEHSGLPSLAVCQGCHSEPLTKSAEEQKLLKLAASERQPAFRKLFRMADHVRYSHRRHVAIGGIACDTCHGAIADTTTPPPSPLVRITMDTCTGCHAERGVKTDCTHCHR comes from the coding sequence GTGTCCATAGACGAAGGGCTCAATCCGAAACGGCGCCTGGTCCTCGGCGTCCTCGCGATCGCGGTGGCGACCGCCGGCTTCAACGCGGGCCGGTTCGTCCTGCGGCCGACCACCCGGATCGCGCAGCCGATCCAGTTCAATCACCAGAAGCACGTCAAGGACGTCGGCCTCGAGTGCTCGACGTGCCACGAGCACTACACCACGAGCGAGCACTCCGGCCTGCCGTCGCTGGCGGTGTGCCAGGGCTGCCACTCGGAGCCGCTCACCAAGTCCGCCGAAGAACAGAAGCTGCTGAAGCTGGCGGCGAGCGAGCGCCAGCCCGCGTTCCGCAAGCTGTTTCGCATGGCCGACCACGTGCGCTACTCGCACCGCCGGCACGTCGCGATCGGCGGCATCGCGTGCGACACGTGCCACGGCGCCATCGCGGACACGACGACTCCTCCGCCCTCCCCGCTGGTGCGGATCACCATGGACACGTGCACGGGGTGCCACGCCGAGCGTGGCGTCAAGACCGATTGCACGCACTGTCATCGCTGA
- a CDS encoding molybdopterin-dependent oxidoreductase codes for MSMTRRGFLFGTAGAGVGLGLGALSHEFPLPSPQFGPEWQPGAETFVASTCVLCPAHCGIKARLVDGALTRIDGNPLHPVSQGGLCPKGRAGIQLAYHPARLKGPVERVGPPGSDRFVPISWDAALDRVAAALRAAQAAHQAGSVEWLVGDAPGVVGELIAAFCHAYGTDRITVDDYRDGSADVMRLCQGIAAPPAFDLLSSDLVVSFGAALSEAWAALPLAARAREAAGRRWVQVDVRLSRTAVSADEWIAVRPGTYGTLALGLAYLLAKEGLYDAEFVSSRVSGWEDWSDQGGTHTGFRSLVLRHGAPDNVSRITGVPVARLIQLAKAFGTAQRPVAIWDHAVSWRRGGLSDALAIHALNVLRGGLNRPGGVLVQAPVALPGPLDGFDRGADLSRRPLTSAAWPGEPGGDAARAAQVLFLYQSNPVASAARADEARRALERVPMVVSFSPFLDESARYAHLVLPDHTYLERWQDAPAPAAVAFPVWGVVRPVIAPLQDTRASGDVILGLASRLGGSVKARLPWASLEEIVRRRGVALAGAQRGSAFVEPFRQGELRELESRGWWLPHGVPAEEYWQTILDSGGWFDPIYDYQDRSAVTQHADGRVWIFPPEARRRLAKSGEPLTEGFLPATAEPSEMPAGDKTFPLRLVPFRVLTLASGGTPLMPWLLEHIGVLAGNAWETWAELNPETARELGLHSGQRVRVESERGAFEATVRVFAGAQPGVVNVPYGLHTRVRGWGEAPAANPLVAVGPAQDMVAGLPDWYSTRVRLTPA; via the coding sequence ATGTCGATGACGCGACGAGGTTTTCTGTTCGGTACGGCGGGCGCGGGTGTCGGGCTCGGGCTCGGGGCATTGTCCCACGAGTTCCCTCTCCCATCGCCCCAGTTCGGGCCCGAGTGGCAACCTGGCGCTGAAACCTTCGTGGCGTCCACCTGCGTGCTGTGCCCCGCCCACTGCGGGATCAAGGCGAGGCTGGTGGACGGCGCGCTGACCCGGATCGACGGCAACCCGTTGCACCCCGTGAGCCAGGGGGGGCTGTGCCCCAAGGGGCGCGCGGGCATCCAGCTCGCCTATCACCCGGCGCGCCTGAAGGGACCGGTCGAACGCGTCGGGCCGCCCGGATCCGATCGATTCGTGCCGATCTCGTGGGATGCCGCGCTCGATCGCGTTGCCGCGGCGCTGCGCGCTGCCCAGGCGGCACACCAGGCAGGCTCGGTGGAATGGCTCGTCGGAGACGCACCGGGCGTCGTCGGTGAGCTGATCGCGGCGTTCTGCCATGCGTACGGCACCGATCGGATCACCGTGGACGATTACCGCGACGGCTCGGCCGACGTGATGCGCCTCTGCCAGGGAATCGCGGCGCCGCCGGCGTTCGATCTGTTGTCGTCGGATCTCGTCGTCTCCTTCGGCGCGGCGCTGTCGGAGGCGTGGGCGGCGCTGCCGCTGGCCGCGAGAGCGCGCGAGGCCGCGGGGCGGCGCTGGGTGCAGGTTGACGTCCGTCTCTCGCGCACGGCGGTCAGCGCGGACGAATGGATCGCGGTTCGGCCCGGCACGTACGGCACGCTCGCGCTGGGGCTCGCCTACCTGCTCGCCAAGGAAGGACTCTACGACGCCGAATTCGTCTCGAGCCGGGTCTCCGGCTGGGAAGACTGGAGCGACCAGGGAGGGACGCACACGGGATTCCGATCGCTCGTCTTGAGGCACGGGGCGCCGGACAACGTCTCGCGCATCACCGGGGTGCCGGTGGCGCGACTCATCCAGCTCGCCAAAGCCTTCGGCACCGCCCAGCGGCCGGTGGCGATCTGGGACCACGCGGTCAGCTGGCGTCGCGGGGGCCTGTCGGACGCGCTCGCGATCCACGCGCTCAACGTGCTTCGCGGCGGCCTCAATCGCCCTGGAGGAGTGCTGGTCCAGGCGCCGGTCGCGCTGCCCGGCCCGCTTGACGGCTTCGACCGCGGCGCCGACCTGTCGCGCCGGCCACTCACCTCCGCCGCGTGGCCAGGCGAGCCCGGCGGCGACGCAGCGCGTGCGGCCCAGGTGCTGTTCCTCTACCAGTCGAACCCGGTCGCTTCGGCAGCGCGCGCAGACGAGGCCCGGCGCGCGCTCGAGCGCGTGCCGATGGTCGTGTCGTTCTCGCCGTTTCTCGACGAGAGCGCGCGCTACGCGCACCTCGTGCTCCCCGATCACACGTATCTCGAGCGCTGGCAGGATGCCCCGGCGCCGGCTGCGGTGGCGTTCCCCGTATGGGGAGTCGTGCGCCCGGTGATCGCGCCGCTGCAGGACACGCGCGCCAGCGGCGACGTCATTCTTGGCCTGGCCTCCCGCCTGGGCGGCAGTGTCAAGGCGCGTCTTCCCTGGGCATCGCTCGAGGAGATCGTGCGCCGGCGCGGCGTCGCGCTCGCGGGGGCGCAGCGTGGAAGCGCCTTCGTCGAGCCGTTCCGCCAGGGCGAGTTGCGCGAGCTGGAGAGCCGCGGCTGGTGGCTGCCCCACGGCGTGCCGGCCGAGGAGTACTGGCAGACGATCCTCGACTCCGGCGGCTGGTTCGATCCGATCTACGACTACCAGGATCGCAGCGCCGTCACGCAACACGCCGACGGCCGGGTGTGGATCTTCCCGCCCGAAGCAAGACGACGTCTTGCGAAGTCCGGCGAGCCCCTGACGGAGGGGTTCCTGCCGGCAACGGCCGAACCTTCCGAGATGCCGGCCGGGGACAAGACGTTCCCGCTACGGCTGGTTCCCTTCCGCGTCCTCACGCTCGCCTCGGGCGGAACGCCGCTGATGCCCTGGCTGCTCGAGCATATCGGGGTCCTGGCCGGCAACGCGTGGGAGACCTGGGCCGAGCTGAATCCGGAAACCGCCCGCGAGCTGGGGCTGCATTCCGGCCAGCGTGTGCGGGTCGAATCGGAACGCGGCGCGTTCGAGGCGACGGTGCGCGTCTTTGCCGGCGCGCAGCCCGGCGTCGTGAACGTGCCGTACGGACTCCACACGCGCGTGCGCGGATGGGGAGAGGCGCCGGCTGCCAACCCGCTCGTTGCGGTGGGTCCGGCGCAGGACATGGTCGCCGGTCTTCCCGACTGGTACTCGACACGCGTCCGGCTCACGCCGGCTTGA
- a CDS encoding 4Fe-4S dicluster domain-containing protein, with translation MPRWGMVIDLDKCNGCQACEVACRSENNIAVGGPQAAGESRTISWMRVQTEVEGEWPNLRARFVPQPCMHCDRPPCTLVCPVQATSRDSEGIISQIYARCIGCRYCANACPYTVKYFNWRRPSYPGSTVAGLNPDVSLRPVGVIEKCTFCHHRLQKARDVARAEKRPLREADYVPACSESCPTGAIVFGDLDDPDHRVAQLARDPRAFRLHEDLGTQPKVYYLAEQD, from the coding sequence ATGCCGCGATGGGGAATGGTGATCGACCTCGACAAGTGCAACGGCTGCCAGGCGTGCGAAGTGGCGTGCCGATCGGAAAACAACATCGCCGTCGGCGGGCCGCAGGCGGCCGGCGAGAGCCGCACCATTTCGTGGATGCGCGTGCAGACGGAGGTCGAGGGCGAGTGGCCGAACCTGCGGGCCCGGTTCGTGCCGCAGCCGTGCATGCACTGCGACCGCCCGCCGTGCACGCTGGTCTGCCCCGTGCAGGCGACCTCGCGCGATTCGGAAGGCATCATCAGTCAAATCTACGCGCGGTGCATCGGCTGCCGGTACTGCGCGAACGCCTGCCCGTACACGGTGAAGTACTTCAACTGGCGGCGGCCATCCTATCCGGGCTCCACCGTCGCGGGGCTGAACCCTGACGTGTCGCTGCGCCCGGTCGGCGTCATCGAGAAGTGCACGTTCTGCCACCACCGCCTGCAGAAGGCGCGTGACGTCGCGCGGGCCGAGAAACGCCCGTTGCGGGAGGCGGATTACGTGCCGGCCTGCAGTGAGAGCTGCCCCACCGGCGCGATCGTCTTCGGGGATCTCGACGATCCGGATCACCGGGTGGCGCAGCTGGCGCGCGATCCGCGCGCGTTTCGTCTCCACGAAGACCTCGGGACTCAGCCCAAGGTCTATTACCTGGCGGAGCAGGACTGA
- the nrfD gene encoding polysulfide reductase NrfD codes for MTDLEIVSRLPQDERVLLMPLVRTTKTFWRWAAVMAAISLWGLFAYAYQLRNGLGATGLNTPEYWGIYIICFVFFIGISHAGTLISAILRVANAEWRRSITRSAEFITVLVIGFGAIQPVLDLGRPDRVLNVMLHSQPFSPLLWDVMSIGLYFTASSVYLYVPMIPDLARIRDLGLRPRLLYWFLAIGYHDTPAARHTLERLISVLAVAVIPIAVSVHTVIGWIFALTLRPMWHSAIFGPYFVIGAIFSGIAALIIAMAILRRVYRLEAYFKDIHFNHMGLLLLVMSILWFYFTFAEHLTVWYGGEEAELATLYSKLYGAFWFPFWLMFATCFVIPFGLMARAKTRNVPGTVIASVAVVIGMWLERFNIVVPTSLHPRGEVAIAHYWPSWVELSIMAGTFAGFVLVYMIATKFFPIVSIWEIKEGREKSIEEVTERVSEYLPDDLEAVAL; via the coding sequence GTGACTGATCTCGAGATCGTTTCCCGTCTGCCGCAGGACGAACGCGTGTTGCTCATGCCGCTCGTGCGCACGACGAAGACCTTCTGGCGATGGGCGGCCGTGATGGCGGCCATCTCGCTCTGGGGGCTCTTCGCCTACGCGTACCAGTTGAGGAACGGGCTGGGCGCAACCGGGTTGAACACGCCGGAGTACTGGGGCATCTACATCATCTGCTTCGTGTTCTTCATCGGCATCTCGCACGCCGGCACGCTCATCTCCGCGATTCTTCGCGTCGCCAACGCGGAATGGCGCCGTTCGATCACCCGATCCGCCGAATTCATCACGGTGCTGGTGATCGGCTTCGGCGCGATCCAGCCGGTGCTGGACCTGGGAAGGCCCGACCGCGTGCTGAACGTGATGCTGCACTCGCAGCCGTTCTCGCCGTTGCTCTGGGACGTGATGAGCATCGGCCTCTACTTCACGGCGAGCAGCGTCTACCTCTACGTGCCGATGATCCCCGACCTCGCACGCATCCGCGACCTGGGCCTGCGCCCGCGGCTGCTCTACTGGTTCCTGGCGATCGGGTACCACGACACGCCGGCGGCCCGGCACACGCTCGAGCGCCTGATTTCCGTCCTCGCGGTGGCCGTGATCCCGATCGCCGTGTCGGTGCACACGGTGATCGGCTGGATCTTCGCCCTCACGCTCAGACCCATGTGGCACAGCGCGATCTTCGGGCCCTACTTCGTCATCGGGGCCATCTTCTCCGGCATCGCCGCCCTGATCATCGCGATGGCGATTCTCAGGCGCGTCTACCGGCTGGAGGCCTACTTCAAGGACATCCACTTCAATCACATGGGGCTCCTGCTGCTCGTGATGTCGATCCTGTGGTTCTACTTCACGTTTGCCGAGCACCTGACGGTCTGGTACGGCGGCGAGGAGGCGGAGCTGGCCACCCTGTACTCGAAGCTGTACGGCGCGTTCTGGTTTCCGTTCTGGCTGATGTTCGCGACCTGCTTCGTCATCCCGTTCGGGCTGATGGCGCGCGCGAAGACCCGCAACGTCCCGGGAACCGTCATCGCGTCGGTGGCCGTGGTGATCGGCATGTGGCTGGAGCGCTTCAACATCGTCGTGCCCACTTCCCTGCACCCGCGCGGAGAGGTCGCCATCGCGCACTACTGGCCGTCGTGGGTCGAGCTGTCGATCATGGCCGGGACGTTTGCCGGGTTCGTGCTCGTCTACATGATCGCCACGAAGTTCTTCCCCATCGTGTCGATCTGGGAGATCAAGGAAGGCCGCGAGAAGTCCATCGAGGAAGTCACCGAACGCGTCTCCGAATATCTGCCGGACGATCTGGAGGCGGTGGCGTTATGA